A window from Musa acuminata AAA Group cultivar baxijiao chromosome BXJ3-10, Cavendish_Baxijiao_AAA, whole genome shotgun sequence encodes these proteins:
- the LOC135651267 gene encoding uncharacterized protein LOC135651267 has product MSTQAMIDSQREGAEVYHGAGLCKEQSMKLLDEIHLPRGLLPLPALEEVGYNRATGFVWLKQKKAATHVFKAIGKTVSYAPQVTAFVEDRRMKRLCGVKSRELLIWVSLSDMCIDDPESKRITFKTQAGIGLSFPVSAFQTEEEKSKEDGK; this is encoded by the coding sequence ATGTCGACGCAGGCGATGATCGACAGCCAACGCGAGGGCGCGGAGGTCTACCACGGCGCCGGACTCTGCAAGGAGCAGTCGATGAAGCTACTGGACGAGATCCACCTGCCCAGGGGCCTCCTCCCGCTGCCGGCCTTGGAGGAGGTCGGCTACAACCGGGCCACCGGGTTCGTGTGGCTGAAGCAGAAGAAGGCCGCCACCCACGTCTTCAAGGCGATCGGAAAAACAGTGTCGTACGCGCCGCAGGTCACGGCCTTCGTGGAGGACCGGCGGATGAAGCGATTGTGCGGGGTCAAGAGCCGGGAGCTCCTCATCTGGGTCTCCCTCTCCGACATGTGCATCGACGACCCCGAGTCGAAGCGGATCACCTTCAAGACCCAAGCCGGTATCGGTCTCTCCTTCCCCGTCTCCGCCTTCCAGACCGAGGAGGAGAAATCCAAGGAGGATGGTAAGTAG